A window of the Bacteroidales bacterium genome harbors these coding sequences:
- a CDS encoding CBS domain-containing protein, with protein sequence MITVKQLLDRKGHEVYSIQPGDTVYSALEKMADKDVGALMVLDGNKLVGIFSERDYARKLILHGKSSKESKVQDFMSTSLYTVNPSDSIYHCMALMTDKRVRHLPVLDQNEIVGMISIGDVVNAIISEQKAIIKDLEDYITGSGYGNKM encoded by the coding sequence ATGATTACCGTAAAACAACTACTTGACAGGAAAGGGCATGAAGTGTACAGCATCCAGCCCGGAGATACCGTGTATTCTGCTTTGGAAAAGATGGCGGATAAAGATGTGGGTGCCCTTATGGTTTTGGACGGGAATAAACTGGTAGGCATATTCTCGGAACGCGATTATGCCCGCAAACTGATTTTGCACGGAAAATCATCCAAAGAATCGAAGGTTCAGGATTTTATGAGTACAAGCCTTTATACCGTGAACCCGTCTGACAGCATTTATCACTGCATGGCCCTGATGACGGACAAGCGTGTAAGGCATTTGCCCGTTCTGGATCAGAACGAAATTGTGGGGATGATTTCCATCGGCGACGTGGTAAATGCTATTATCAGTGAGCAGAAAGCCATCATTAAAGACCTCGAAGACTATATCACCGGAAGCGGTTACGGAAATAAAATGTAG
- a CDS encoding ATP-binding cassette domain-containing protein, whose amino-acid sequence MNTVISLDNISKAFGSLIVFRNFSAEFPVNKVSCILGPSGCGKTTLLRILSGSLPPDEGLVKGMDGRVPAYVFQEPRLLPWRTVKENLLFVLEGKMPHQHAEKLVSEYLSLVDLTEFAGFYPSQLSGGMKQRVSLARAFCYPADVILMDEPFTGLDIRLRQNLIRSFQRIWESHPRTVLFVTHNLEEALQMGQYIHVLSSAPARLLMTSENAPDKQSFLKEQIRALIDLSAPDQP is encoded by the coding sequence ATGAATACGGTCATTTCCCTGGATAATATTTCCAAAGCATTTGGGTCACTGATTGTCTTCAGGAATTTTTCTGCGGAATTTCCCGTCAATAAGGTAAGCTGTATTCTGGGACCGTCGGGCTGCGGAAAAACTACCCTGCTGAGAATTCTCAGCGGTTCACTTCCGCCCGATGAAGGACTGGTGAAGGGAATGGACGGCCGTGTGCCGGCCTATGTATTTCAGGAACCGCGTTTATTGCCCTGGCGTACAGTAAAGGAAAACCTCCTGTTTGTTCTCGAGGGGAAAATGCCTCATCAGCATGCCGAAAAGCTGGTTAGTGAATACCTCTCCCTGGTTGATCTCACGGAGTTTGCCGGTTTTTATCCTTCCCAGCTCAGCGGTGGAATGAAACAGAGAGTCAGCCTCGCCAGAGCCTTTTGTTATCCGGCAGATGTTATCCTGATGGATGAACCTTTTACCGGACTGGATATACGGCTCAGGCAAAACCTTATCCGGTCCTTTCAGCGTATCTGGGAATCCCATCCCCGTACCGTACTTTTTGTTACCCACAATCTGGAGGAAGCGCTCCAGATGGGACAGTACATTCATGTTCTCAGCTCAGCTCCGGCGCGTTTGTTAATGACGTCAGAAAATGCCCCGGATAAACAATCCTTTCTTAAAGAGCAGATACGGGCTCTTATCGACCTTTCTGCTCCGGACCAGCCCTGA
- a CDS encoding ABC transporter permease subunit: MLRLTDKKSVREAAGYLSGVLVLLLVWHVIALWLNNPVLLPSPWKAIAEVVRMFLHPAFYREWLYTILRGLAGFAIALMLALCIGLASASWRPAWFLFSPLLGAVRSTPVISFILLALIWFGSENVPVFIAILTMLPLISFGIIDGIRNTDGELLEMANSFRVSRWNVIRHIYVPSLLPFLFNGMSNAMGFGWRAVIIGEVLSQPFRGIGSRMRDAQNYLNVPELIGWTLVAILTGYLFETLVRRAEKSLMRWKSVAS, from the coding sequence ATGCTGAGATTGACCGATAAAAAATCAGTACGGGAAGCGGCAGGTTACCTGTCGGGAGTGTTGGTTTTACTGCTGGTTTGGCATGTTATTGCCCTGTGGCTGAACAACCCTGTTCTATTGCCTTCGCCATGGAAAGCCATAGCGGAAGTTGTACGCATGTTTTTGCACCCCGCCTTTTACCGGGAATGGCTCTATACCATTTTGCGCGGGCTTGCCGGTTTTGCCATAGCGCTGATGCTGGCCTTATGTATTGGTCTTGCATCGGCCTCCTGGCGTCCGGCATGGTTCCTTTTCAGCCCTTTGCTGGGAGCTGTGCGCAGTACTCCGGTGATTTCATTTATTCTGCTTGCCCTCATCTGGTTTGGCTCAGAGAACGTCCCGGTATTTATTGCCATCCTGACGATGCTCCCCCTGATTTCATTCGGAATTATTGACGGAATAAGGAATACCGACGGTGAACTTCTGGAAATGGCCAACAGCTTCAGGGTCAGCCGGTGGAATGTAATCCGGCATATTTATGTTCCGTCCCTTCTGCCCTTTTTATTCAACGGAATGTCAAATGCGATGGGATTTGGATGGAGAGCCGTCATCATTGGCGAAGTTCTCAGTCAGCCCTTCCGGGGAATTGGTTCACGCATGCGTGATGCGCAGAATTATCTCAATGTGCCTGAGTTAATCGGATGGACCCTGGTAGCCATCCTCACAGGATATCTTTTCGAAACCCTTGTGCGCAGGGCTGAAAAAAGCCTGATGCGTTGGAAATCTGTTGCCTCATGA